AACCGTTGTCCTTCTCATATGTCTGTTCGGTGAAAAACAATAGCCAAGCGCATGATACTAGTAACCCGGCCTCTCTACTAGATCTAGTCAGGTTTCCGACTCTACTATTATGTTTTTGCTCCAAATATTTTGCAAGTATTTGAAGTTGTTACTGGTAGTTTTATGTAATTTAATTCTTCTGTTATGCATCATCGTTCATATATAAACCATCATGGGTTCATAAGATGTGATGTGTTGGTTCCATCAGATGGTGGTTGTTTATCAGGATCAAAATCTGATTAATCTTATTGGATGCTATGGCCATGGCCCCCGATTTAGGTGCATAATTGTCTAACATGAAAAAATAGGCTGTCAACAGTTGTACCCTATAAATGGACCTGGATGAAACAGAAATTGAGACGCTCTGAAAAGGGGCGTCTGATGACTTTCTTCCACGGGCAACCATCGTCTTTCCGGCCGACAAACATGTGATCGCCTTTTAATTAATTGAACCAGTGCCAACCGGGTCTCCGGCACAAAACACGGGTAAAAAATTCTTGTTCTATTAAATGTTTTGATTGTTAAATAGCAGTATTCAACCCACAGGTTGCTGTGGGGACGCGACGGAAATTCCATTGGTATTGGTTTACGTTACCGGCACATGCTATCAAGTGAAATAAAAAACTCCATATATAAAGTTAATATAAAGTTGTAACATAACCAAAACCATGTATACACTGTTAGTTTCATTGGGGAAAAGAGTAACCACTAAACAGTTCCGATATTCATAACTTTTTCACATGTCTCAGTTTTTTATTTTACGTTTCAATACATAGAATTAGAACACCTAATAATTGCCTAAATTTTAACtatcattttttatataaaaattacgtaGAGTTAGAGAAAATCAGTCACATATACTCGTATATGAACATGTATACTGTTTACTAACGCATATTCACGGGTTTACACTAACATAACATGTTTAAccatatattaattaattgtattcTTTAATATGTTAGTACCTCAAAATTACAAATATACAACTAAAATCTCTAtacttataaataaaaataattgtACACATGGCATTGTTTTAGCCcatcttttttattttttctctTAATAAATTAACCCAATGTTGCCACCTAGGATTTTTTAACACGTGTCATCTTATACATGCGTCTCTCTCCTCATACTAACTAGGGTTTTCTTCTTTtaaggccgtggggtatggtggggcgggggttggggttggggcttgggttggggcattggttGACATGTGGAACGGGGTGGCAGACATGGCAAACCCACTAGAACACACGGTATGGTGGGCGGGGGTTTGggggtgtgggtttggtgggcttgtgGGCTGACCGGCTGGGCTGACCCGCTGGGCAGACCCAACAACAcagatttattttttttaatatctttaaataaagaaaattacaaaaaaagaagattacaaaaaaaaaaaatttcctaacttttatatttggcttttatctcttctctcaacgCCAACACTATTTCTAACTCGTCACCCTGTAGGTGATCAATCGGCTGGGATAGAATTTTCAAATCATCCcgtctttgtttcagggcatctctAGCGGCATCTCTAACTTCTTTGCTCATTCgtatttcggccctttgttgttggaatacgttgaatgtatccaacttgcatgaaatgtcatccaactggtcgctgtatattcccctacgcgagccagaactcccagctgaaggcgaTGCCGTTTGTTTTTTAGCACGCCTTCTTGAGGCATTTCTTCCATGCTCAGGCcggtttgggcttggcgaatcatccaaaaggtcctcaaactcttgatctcgtgcatcagattcGGCTTGGGATgaggcccttgaccttttggaagacgagTTAGTTTCGCTACCAATGGGGACAGTCGACCACTTTGGATGGAatttacaaatctcccaacaatgcatgaaacggaagtcggcCTTCATATTTGATTTGTATGCGACCAGTGCATTTGTCAAaatgtcggcttcggtttcaccacttttaggGTTTTGCTATGCTTTATTTAAACACccactaaattttgtaagttgggtGCTTATTTCGGTCCACTttgaggataagctatcgttttcacgataagtctccctacccatttcttcatggaatttCCTACTAACCCCACAAGGCGGTTCGATGTtgcgaatttcctattttaataaaaaatattaatatattacaaactcatataaaaaataaccattcCATTAATATAAACTAAGgttaagaatacctaaagttgaatgttgagattgttcacaccaagccctcgccaatgcaacttcttcagcatagacccatttttgttgttttcgtttggcggTTTCAACTACTTTATCCTCCTCGGTTTTTTTCTCATGACTTCTTGTTTTGATGGGTTTCGATGCGGAAGGACCCTctttgggtggttgagtttcgggaacGGACTCGTTTagtgaaaggtcgatggaggttggtgaaaggtcgaTGGGCGATTGTGAAAAGGGGGTAGGTATTGAATCTTCGGTTTGTGGGAAGTTAGTATATAAACGATTCCCGATATACGATGCATAACTTGCTAATTCGGGCGTAGGAGATTGTATGAAAAACGGACGAGCTAGTGGACgagtgggtggtgggctaggattattttcttggaatccATACGGGTTGTTCGGGTCAAAATGACGGTTGTAAGGATAtattttttcgttttgtagaaggAAAATGGAAGAtgtatagaagatgtggttgaatgtggtaaaaatggaagtaaaatgtgagttttttatagtgaaaaaatggaagatttttttttttaaatatagccgttggccaacggctagcccaacggctctTTTCTTTGGGCCATTCACaaaccgccatgtcaccttgctcccccgccccacgcccggcttgaaacccaagccctaAGGGGCCACGCCAAAACTCctgcccacccggggtggtgacttgggcgttttaccccaacccacgcccaaactcccgccccataccccacggcctaaGTGAGAAATAGAGAAAATCCTCCCAAACGGCCGACGCGATTCTCCTTCCTTGAGCCGCCTCTGCTACCTTCATCCGCCGGCCTCCGATATGAAGTAAACTCTATCCAAACGCAGATAATAGATATTATAGAGAATGATCTACTCGCAGATCTGGGCATCGAAGATTCAATGTTTCGTCTCGTGACTGATCCAAACGCAGATCTGTTAATCGACGGCCAAATTTGGGGTAAGTGCTTACACTCATGTTAATTGTATGTATTCTAGATTAAATGTGAGGCATTACATGTGTTTAATTAACTAACAATTTTTGCTAAGATTGAAAATGTAGAAGATAAGATGGAGAATCAGTAGTTTGAATTTATGTGATATCGGAGCAAATTCGCTTTTAAGGTTTGAACTAAATGGTCATTGGTTTGTGATTATGTTTTTGTCCATTAGTTTGTAGCTTTAAAGCATGTTTCATGACTTAACATTAAAGAATCTTAGAAACATGACTTTTGTGTTGTTAAAAGTGCTTTATGCAATGCTAGCATATTTTATTTGAATTATTGTTGTTTTTTTCAAGGGTATCTGAATGATCCATGTGATTCCTATTAGCGagcttttttgtttttgtttttatgcAAGTTGAATTCGTTCTGAATATGCCATTGCCGTGCAGAAATTAAATTGATACTCATTCTATATTACATTGTTCCTGTTGTTTGTAACTGCTATTTGGGCTAATTACAGCCGTAGAAAGTCATCAACTTTTAATCTCAGCCGTTTAAAGTCTCTAAATTCCTTCTAGAAGCAGCAGTTCATGGCAGTTCCACACTCTCTCTCCCACGATTATTCAGTTAGCAGCAGTTTCCTAAGATGAGccaataaaaatccagaataagcAACTGAAAAAAACAAATGCGGTTTAAGTTCCTTTATTTCAGCAAGTTAGTGGAGTAGTGGTGGGTGTAACTACCCAGTATGATGATTATATAATACGTACCCCACACTTCTATAGTACATATTATTTCCATTCGGACAGCAAAGATTTGCAGCCATGGATGCCTACACCCTAATGGATAACTACTACCTATTCGAAGCAGCCAACTATGCAATCAAGGTAATACTAAACCACATACAATGTTGTACATATGTTAACTCCAGATTTTTTTAGTTTCCTATATAACTAGGGTAGAGTGATGTTCTTATTACAATTATTGTTTGATAAACATGAAGTCGTATGGAGCAAGAATAGCGGACTGAAAAGGTACATACCAATTTTCTTGctttgtgttgatttacagaccACGTCTTTAATCAGTATTTTACTTCTTGTACTCATCAATTATTATTGAGCAGCAACAAACTGATGGAACAAATGACCTACAAGTGAAGGTAAGTATTGGTTACTTTTATCATAATTTCATAAAAAGCCAAAAGACTGACAAGACATTTTAGGCGCCTTTATTGGTCGGTTGCGATGTGCGATCAATGAACAAAGAAACATACTACATACTCAATAATAGAGAAGTTATAGCAGTGAATCATGGTCGGTTAAGACAATTTataattattttctttttataatttttttggatATTTACTCACCAGCCTTGTGTTGATACAGATAGCCTTGGAGTCCAAGGAAAGAAGGTTAAGAAAAATGGTGATTTGGAGGTCTGGGCTAGCCCACTTGCACATAACAAAGTTGCTGTGATTCTATGGAATAGAGGAAGCTCAACAGCCGAAATTACAACATATTGGTCCGACATAGGACTCAACTCGACCACAGTCGTTAAAGCTCGTGACTTGTGGGCAGTAAGACTGtcaaaaaatattttattattttgaattAGATTTTTTTTACCGTTCTAGCATGCACTTGCAGTTAGAGGTGTACAAATAGGTTTTTTTTTACCAACCGAACCGGTTTTTCAAGTGGTAAACaaaccatgttttttttttcaaaccagTTCGGGTTTAAAACCGGTTTCCGAGGATCAAACCCCAAACCTATTAAACCAGTTCGGTCCGGGTTATAAACCGGTCTGGGACAAAAAAAACCAGTTTAAATCGTTTTTTTAACCGGTTCGGATTATAATACGAACTGGTATCCAAACCCTCGGGCCAAGTCGGGTTGAAAccagtttttttttcaaaagggGTTGTTTTTTTTCGAACCGGTTTTTTTGTACATGTCTACTTACAGCAACTTAAATGCCTCActtggattttttttttctttttttgcagTACAAGACTCAAAGATCAGTGAAGGTACAGATCTCGGCAACTGTAGAATCTCACGCTTGTAGTACGTTCTTACTCCGCGATAAGGAGTTTAGAGTACATGGCCAGTTAACTGCAGATTGTATTATGTGTTATGACACGTTTGTCGTAAGAATAAGATTTGCGAAGGCAAAGCCAAAATAAAGCTAATAAACAAAGATGTGTTCTCTTTTTGAGttttttaataatgtttttgaTGCGTTTTTATCATCTAGAATTGTCTGAATATAAGCATTTTTTTCATTTGAACTTTTTAACTAGTACGAGTTACTGATAGTATAACTATAAACTATTTTAATAATAACATATATACTGAAAAAAGTGCCAATCAAATGATATTCGCCTAATCAAGATTTTTTGCTTACTAACCTTATTAATGGACCCAATATGTACTATTCCTTGTGGTTACACAGAGATTGCTGCAATTGTCTGCAAGATTAAAGCAACAAAAAAATTTAATGCCCTAGATCAAGATCACATAAATAGGCCCCCACCAAAGCAACCATGGTGATACCATCTTTAAATTGAAGCTGAATATAAAAACTTACCTCTAAACCCGAAGAACATTGTCGAAAAAGTTTTGATTCATCCTGCGATATAATAAAAATTGTTAAGTAAGGTAGACTATGAAAACTATTTGTAGATTAAACCAGAAGAAGTAACTTTAATACCTAGATTAAAAAGCAAAACAACAAAAACCCTCACCCGCACTTCCATATAAAAGCAATTATACAAGATCATCTATAAAATTTAACTTACTTTTGTTTCAGAAAATGCAATAAGTGATTCAGTGCTTGATACAGATCAGATGTAATATTTGCCGTTTCCCAGTTTCCATCAGCGCTTGAAACCAAACATAATTCTTCTGGGGTGGGGGTTGTTCCTGCAAGCATATAAATGGGCAGGTAACTTTTGAGACTACAAACACTTTTTGTGCAAAATTTATAACTAATATTAGTTTAATAATCTAATATTTTTTTAACCAAATAGATTTAGAGCATTCTATGTGTTAACAATACATTTGGTCTACATGTAATTTCAATTCTTTTATGTCATCATACTTTTCAGTTTTCAGGTTTGTTTGACATCATATTATTGGCCTTAAGGGTCAAAACTAGAAAGTAACCCAAgcttttgtttttatatttgcaAAAAGTGATACTATATGCATGCATGATGAGCTGTGAAATTGAATAGCCTCCAGCAAGTCTTTCTCAAGACGTTCATTCAATTGTTGCATTGATGTTGTGCCACCAGCAAGCTGCACAAAGGAAACAGTCTATATAAGCAAGTATGTTCAACAACCAAATGGCAACAGAAGTATCAAAGCTATTACCAAGATATCGCTGAATAGTTCTCTCCGAATATCAACGTCACTTATTTATGCTCTCTACGAGTATCAACATCACACTCAGCTTCATTATAGATATCTCTCTCTAATCTTGAAACAATCACACAAAATCAATCTCAGAACAGGTTTTATCTACATATACAACTTAAAATCCTAACCCTATGTGTTCCTTCACCTATTTTTCTTCCAACTTCATACTTTTGGACTACAAACCTAGCAGCAAAAAAACTCACAAATCAATCACAAACAGCATGCACATCAGAAGAACCTACACATTTCTAATCAATATCTACTCCGATAACACTTCCAAATTGATAAAGGTAGGCCGAAATTACAGATCCCGATTGTCGTACATCTAGGTAGGgatgttcaaaaccggatatccgaaaatttggatatccgaaaatttcgaaTACCtaatttcactatccgaatccgtatacaatttttcggatatctgaaattcGGATagccgaattttcggatatccatTCGGATAGCGAATCGGATATCCAAActcagaaaaaaaaatatttttgaatcAAAATTCTAACACAACCAGTTTTCTAACATAACATTCAAAATCCAAGATATCAACAATAAAAAAGCAAATAAACAAAATTCCAAGCTAGCACCTGAAGGAAATACAATCGAAAAATAATAAGCTCAAGTGTAGTAGTGTACAACATGTATGCAGTAtgtttttaaattcaaatttaaaataaaatattcatAAAAAAGAAGGAATAAATTAAACATCATCTTAAAACCCCAATGTGTGAATAATGCCATCGTATGTTAAGCATATATATTCATTATTTCATACAAAACTGGTGTAATCAAACTCTAAATAATGATTAAAGAGTATTGCAGAAGTTGATACAGAGGGTTCAATGTATTTTAGATACACCAGTAATCGTGATTAAAATCGTCGTGTAAACAAACCGCACTAAAAAATACAACATGCTTGATGCAACCTGTTGAAGCAGAAGATCAGAAGATCATATGGAGCGATTGTCAAAGGAACGATGGAGAATAACGATCAATTCACGATGAACGACCGATTAAGTGTTGTTGATACTCGAGAAGGAGAGGAACGATCGATTGAATAACCACCGTGAAGAAAGAACTGAACGAACATTGTGAAGATGTCCGATTGAAGACATTGTGAAGTTGTCCGATTGAAGTTTGAGCGGAGGGTTGAAGGGTCAGTTGGGAGAGGGGGGCGTTGAGTTATGTCTAGGGTTTACAAGGAAATGGGGAAAGATGGTATTTATATTtaacaattaaaaaaattaaaaatagtaTTATTTGGtatttcggatatcggatatccgaaatattcGAAAATTATCAAAATCGATATCCGAATAtgaatccgaatccgaattaGGTCATAAGTAAAATAAGACCACCCGTAATGAGGTTTTTTTGTCGTTTttccttaaaaaaaaaatacacccaAACACGCCCATATACCGCTCCCGGGGGTGTTTTTCTTCAAAAATTGGGTTGGGGCGTGCTAAATTAAACGCCGGATTAAGATTTTGTTGGCCAATCACAAGTATCCTTCTTTTTGTTTGGCCAATacctttttttatttaattttttacaccccttttaacataatgtccCACATCCCcgctacacccattttagaaaaacgccccaCAAATTTCGTGGCGCAAAATCACTTTCGCAAAATAAATTCCGTTGCTGACGTGGAGAGTCTATATGGTCTAATGGAACTTTCTGCAAAGGTGTTTTATATTTTAGGGTTGACTGTTTTATTGAGAATAAGGGTGTTATGTTGTTTGGTTTTGATGTGGAATTAGAGAGATTTAAGTTGAAAACCTTTTCAAGTATTccacatgctgactttgatggAAATTTAGTTGTTGTACATAAATAGCTTCATATGTTTGTTACTCATGGGTTTTCTCATTGGACGTTTGATTTGTGGAGGATGGAAGGTGAAAGTTGGGTGAAATTATGGTTTTCCCTCCCATACAGCCTATTATTTTATCATGCTCTATCACACATATTATAAGTACTGGCAGGTTCCTTGTGATATCGAATGATGGAGTTGCTATTGAATTTGAAATAGACACGACAATGAAAGCGGAAGATTGTTACTATCCTGTACTTTGGTTTCGGGTTACAAGGAGGAATATACACCGAGACTCTTGCTTCACCAAATATTTACTTCCATTAACTATGCCCTTTGGTTTTGTTCATTTTAATGTTTTGTTATTTGTTTAGTGACATTATaaatatgttttatcattttctttattatgttctaTGGGTATTTATGTTATTATGTCGTTAAGGTACCCGGCCTACGGACGGGTTCTCAACTAGTTTAGTTTTGATCTTGAATTGATTTTGCTTCTTGCATCAATTTAGGATCTTGATTTGACGCTTTGGAAAAGATATTGGAGCAAATTCGCTTAAGGTTAAAACTAAATGATGTTTGGTTTGTGATTATGTTAAAAAGATATCTTATTTGTTTTATTCGCATTGTTTACATTTAAGCGTCAAGTCATGTGAATTTAGAATGTGTCGTGAAACAATGATATCATGCGTTTTCATAACTCATGAACATTCAAGAATCTTACAGACATGCCTTATGTGTTGTTAAAAGTGAATTATGAAAGGCTAGCATTTTCTCGTCATTTTCTCTTGTAAATTGTGTTAAGTTTTTGTGCAGTGAGAGATGGTTGCTTTCGGGAAGAAGTTGAAAGACAGACAGATTGAAGAATGGAAAGGGTATGTGGCTTTTTTCTTAGAATATATGTTAACTTAGACGGTAGTGAAATAATCACATAAATTACTATGATTTATTATGTTGTAGATATTACATCAATTACAAGCTCATGAAGAAAAAAGTAAAGCAGTATGCTCGCCAGATTGACGCCGGAGGACTTGAGCGTAGATAAGTTCTTAAAGACTTCTCAAGAATGCTCGATAACCAGGTAAAAACATACCAAAAGTTCaccttttttctttcaaaaagTATATTCTCTTGTGCTTTTTCTAACCTTTCGTAACTTTTAAGTATAAAacctttttatattattttaactagattacaatcccgtgtattacacgtgtacTATACTAATAGAGTAAAATATAATGTAATTTGTTAACATATAGAGTCGTGAAGATACACATTTAAAAAAATGAACATTTACGTGACAGTTATGAATTTTGCTAACttaatttttaaaacattatttctttcaattgggtattaaGTATTAACTTTGATTTTCTTACTATTGTTATTCGTAATAATATTCATGTTAATCGCAGAAAGCAAGAGCTAAAAGTTAGTCTGCTAAATTCTCATTGCAGTACAAGCAATTTTATTAGGTTCGACCTTCAATTGCGGTCCAGAAGTGCATACTATGGTTTAGACTTGGTTTATTTTTTTAGCTGACTGATTAGATACGTGAAACGAGCCCTACTTCTTATAATAAGTTAACAACTCAAGCACATTAATGACTGCCGAATGCGACTGTGGAAGTGCAGTTTGGGAGTAGTTGACCGTGCGCACAAAATATACGTCTATGCATCTTGGCTGGCAACCCGCGATGGCAAGACTTCAACTATTTAACAAAGATGAACAGATTTGTCACAAATCAGGGGTGGGTATCATTTTTCAATcacaaaaccattaaagaaagTAGATTACTATATATTGAAATAATTTTCAAAGTGTATTTTTATTAGGTGAGCACGGATTCACTGAAAAGGGTTCAATGAGAATGGTGGTTGATTTCAAACTTGAGCATAATGTCACAAAGCTTGTCATGGGAGCAACTGTAGATAGTCATTATTCAAGGCCGTTTAGCATTTCCATTACTttgatatttattattatgtgCTTACCTTGAAGATATAGGATTAAAATGGTAGACCTGCTGTCCAGGAAAGCTAGATGTGCGGTtacaaaaacattattattaaaatatttatttaagtCTAAACGTTTGGATAAAACAATTGTATGCATTAAAAGTTAAAACTAGACTTTGGATTACTTTTAATTAGTTTAAAATTTGAGAACGTGTTGTTTGGGTGGATAAATACCTTTTTTGtccatttttttaaataattaatggTTCTTAATGGCATCAATATCAAAGAAATATTAAAAGAGTTATGAATTACTATTAATATCTTTATCTTTACtatataataataaaagaaaccatatttgagacacttgtcatcatattagtcTATCTATCtcatagataattattatttactttaatctcttataattaattatagataaccctcttattaaatattatttagtttaatcttttatagataattattttttaatttaattttaatttaatctcttcttaAAGAAAAATCGTAATTATTTTGAATTCAACACTTTGGTGACTTTTcttcttgaaaaaaaaatcataattattCTGAATTCAACAGTTTAGTGACTTTTATAATACGGTTATGATGATAGGATATAAAGTATGTCTTATCTTGATACAATTAAATATGCATGGATATGATGTATGATTATTATTTtatagggaaaagatcaaataggaagttaattttcgctaggaaggataggaagccataggattatgacatgtggcaaattttaaaataaagagaaagggtattttagtcaatccaactccttcttcctttttcaaaacccagtaaattcaaaaacccaccattttcaaaatccaccatcttcaactatttcttcactttctatctcaataatcactacattatagtacgattttcatcaccaatcaatgattcagaacccgatcaacgtgttcttcagcttttttttttttttttgaagaaaacccagtttaatttcataaaaaaatctcgtttttttccgatgattttggagataatcactcgattcgttcgatttgagcgttgataagtgtttctatcattcaaattttgtcaattgatgaagaaattggcttcgatccatgtaagagattctttaatttcattttcatgatctgggtttttgatttagtcattgcgttttacgatctttgcgagggtccgggggcggcagcccctggcggggtccaaggggcagagcccctagCTGGCCATTGCTCAGAAAAATTAAATTgttgtactaaaaacgcatcagaaaaattaattttccataaattggctcatttaggtaaaacacattttttaggtgttttcagtccattgcgttttagaatgagtcatttttaagtgttttctggccattgcgttttacatataagacatttctttgtgtttttggtacattgcgttttaggtaaaacacttttttatgtgttttctggccattgcgttttacaaataagacatttctgtgtgtattctggccattgcgttttacaaataagtcatttctttgtgtttttggtgcattgcgttttaggtaaaaacacatttttatgtgttttctggccattgcgttttacaaataagacatttctgtgtgttttctggtcattgcgttttacaaataagtcatttctttgtgtttttggtgcattgcgttttagaaaaatgtcattttttaggtttttttttcattgcgttttacgtaactggtggttttctattgcgttttacgcaactgggttttaaatttttttttttaaatatagcaatagtaaactcgttttaaagataaaaaaacgctcgtttttttggtgcaatttttataaaaaaaataatgtcgtatgaaagagttattaacgtttaaaaaatgggggggggaattggaggagagagaaactattggcttggattgactagaatgcccttgaacaaactcacgcgactcttttcttcctttcaatttccctgatttaatcttagcccttggtTAACTTAATCGAttgtcaagatcacttcctatccttcctagccaaataaacttcctattgtatctccacccttatTTTATATCCCGATTAGGAAAAAAAATGGGTCCAAATAATAACATATGGAAAAAAAACTTATTTTCACATggtttatacgggccgtataaagTTATACGGCCAGTATAGAATTAAATTAACTAGAATTAAATTAACTAGAATTAAATTAACTGACAAAGTCTGTGCCAACATATATAAGGCCCGTATAAAGTAAATTGTGTAATCTTATACGGCCCgtattcctcgaaaattggattTTTCTCAAAGTATATAAGGGGtttaaggtgtcaatcacacGAGACAGTTCATAATTCAATGAGACATAACTGGACAAGTTCTCAAACTTGGACAGATGAAGTCACCCCTTTCAGTACTGTCATAATGCAATGAGACATAACTAAGGACTAGCTAGGACTAGACCCCTGAAGTTGTCATGTGATAAAATACgtgggagaaaagaccagcacccttgtcgttctttttaataaaatatcCAAGCATAAATTTTAAAACTCGTTTGATGAAAAGGCAACACACtcaaatatcttatttatttattatggGAATTTTAGTTATTGTATGTTAGTTTATTTTAAGAAATTTATATATAGTTAGGTTCAATATTTGTTTTGTCACATTATTGgtttgcatttacaagaaatatttattatatggTTTAGATTGTTCAACTCGTATAACATACggaaaactaacctagttagtattattattagtatATATACAAAAAGCAACTTGTGAATAGTTGCAACTTAGTATAGTTGTGGTTTTATTTAATATCAaaattaatttttatattatatataatatacgtTTTTAATTCATCTAATTTTATAACTTTGGCTTATTAACTTTTTAAAAACCTCAATACTTGATTGTGTGTTAATATTTCTTTTTCTAGAAATTCTGACATTAATTTTGTTTATGGACGGAGTTGTATTCGAAATAGGTATTTTTTTATATCATAAGCTATTTCGAGAGTCAGTACTGTGATGAATGGAACTGATACCGACACTCGTTTTTGTGGTTTTCAACGATGTAAAACACAACTTTATTTTGGGTTACATCAGACAACTTTTGGTGTAATGAAACCGTTGAAAACAACTTTCTGATTAATGCATTTTTTC
The sequence above is drawn from the Helianthus annuus cultivar XRQ/B chromosome 12, HanXRQr2.0-SUNRISE, whole genome shotgun sequence genome and encodes:
- the LOC118485028 gene encoding uncharacterized protein LOC118485028, coding for MSSLLHIGGRRMKVAEAAQGRRIASAGLGFKPGVGRGSKVTWRFVNGPKKRAVGLAVGQRLYLKKKIFHFFTIKNSHFTSIFTTFNHIFYTSSIFLLQNEKIYPYNRHFDPNNPYGFQENNPSPPPTRPLARPFFIQSPTPELASYASYIGNRLYTNFPQTEDSIPTPFSQSPIDLSPTSIDLSLNESVPETQPPKEGPSASKPIKTRSHEKKTEEDKVVETAKRKQQKWVYAEEVALARAWCEQSQHSTLGNSQHRTALWG
- the LOC110894554 gene encoding alpha-galactosidase 2-like codes for the protein MNKETYYILNNREVIAVNHDSLGVQGKKVKKNGDLEVWASPLAHNKVAVILWNRGSSTAEITTYWSDIGLNSTTVVKARDLWAYKTQRSVKVQISATVESHACSTFLLRDKEFRVHGQLTADCIMCYDTFVVRIRFAKAKPK